The following are encoded together in the Phragmitibacter flavus genome:
- a CDS encoding glycosyltransferase family 2 protein, which translates to MPERSSTHLLLIPSYNTGGKLVETVRDALKFWAPVWVVVDGSTDGSDAAVEAILPEYGGDLRLLRLKKNSGKGTAVLHGVTQALEEGFTHVLTMDADGQHASGYITTFMQASRKNPNALVLGLPQFDDSAPLIRLRGRRIANWWAQFESQSNLGDCLFGFRVYPARSLYEVMQKTRWARRFDFDPEVAIRLIWRGHPPLNVPAPCRYLTIAEGGISHFNYYRDNVLMTWMFARLLVGAFIRMPWLLARRFSGDHESVHIATPQVERSKSNPRPQ; encoded by the coding sequence ATGCCTGAGCGCTCCAGCACCCATCTATTGCTAATCCCGAGTTACAATACGGGTGGCAAGCTGGTGGAAACGGTGCGGGATGCCTTGAAGTTTTGGGCTCCGGTCTGGGTGGTGGTCGATGGCAGCACGGACGGAAGCGATGCCGCAGTTGAGGCAATCTTGCCAGAATATGGCGGCGATTTGCGGCTGCTGAGGCTCAAAAAAAATTCCGGAAAGGGCACGGCGGTGCTGCACGGAGTGACACAGGCGTTGGAGGAAGGATTCACCCATGTGCTGACGATGGATGCGGATGGTCAGCATGCTTCAGGTTACATCACCACCTTCATGCAGGCTTCGCGAAAGAATCCCAACGCCCTGGTGCTGGGACTGCCGCAGTTTGATGATTCCGCCCCGTTGATCCGTTTGCGCGGGCGGCGTATCGCCAACTGGTGGGCGCAGTTTGAGTCACAGTCGAATCTCGGCGATTGTTTGTTTGGTTTCCGCGTATATCCGGCCCGCTCGTTGTATGAGGTGATGCAGAAAACCCGGTGGGCACGGCGGTTTGATTTCGACCCTGAAGTGGCAATCCGGCTGATCTGGCGCGGGCACCCGCCCTTGAATGTGCCCGCACCCTGTCGCTATCTGACCATCGCTGAGGGGGGAATTTCGCACTTCAACTATTACCGGGACAATGTGTTGATGACCTGGATGTTTGCGAGGCTGCTGGTCGGCGCATTTATCCGGATGCCCTGGCTGCTGGCGCGCCGGTTTAGTGGTGATCATGAATCCGTTCACATCGCGACCCCGCAAGTCGAACGCAGCAAGTCCAATCCGCGACCTCAATGA
- a CDS encoding class I SAM-dependent methyltransferase, translating to MTSPAIAIAPPKKISPSQSEMARCISRRFPNQLSFRAHRHYAKWKILTDPLYGAVFDALKDSPHPVLDIGCGMGLLAFYLRERGMTVPVHGVDFDAAKIQTAQLLAKQYSPEPQFETGDMRKPWPEVHGNVCLLDILQYLEVKGRAELLAKAASHVVPGGLLVIRGSMKEPTWRWRVNYSMDHIANALSWMKAAPVSYPTHDELVSVLKTCGLQLKEARPLWGRTPFNMHFQVFERH from the coding sequence ATGACATCGCCCGCCATCGCCATTGCTCCGCCGAAAAAGATTTCGCCCAGTCAGTCGGAGATGGCTCGATGCATCTCCAGACGATTTCCCAATCAACTTTCCTTCCGCGCGCATCGTCACTATGCGAAGTGGAAGATCCTTACTGATCCGCTTTACGGTGCCGTGTTTGATGCGTTGAAGGACAGCCCCCATCCCGTATTGGACATCGGCTGCGGCATGGGCCTGCTGGCTTTTTACCTCCGGGAACGGGGAATGACCGTGCCGGTTCATGGAGTGGATTTTGATGCGGCAAAGATTCAAACCGCCCAGTTGCTGGCGAAGCAGTATTCCCCGGAACCCCAGTTTGAAACCGGCGACATGCGCAAACCCTGGCCGGAGGTTCATGGCAATGTTTGTCTGCTCGACATCTTGCAGTATCTCGAGGTCAAAGGGCGGGCGGAATTGCTGGCAAAAGCCGCCTCTCACGTTGTTCCAGGCGGACTTCTGGTTATTCGCGGTTCGATGAAGGAGCCGACCTGGCGCTGGCGGGTCAACTATTCAATGGACCACATCGCCAACGCCCTGAGCTGGATGAAGGCCGCTCCCGTATCATATCCCACGCACGACGAATTGGTGTCGGTGCTGAAGACCTGTGGTTTGCAGTTGAAGGAAGCACGTCCATTGTGGGGACGCACTCCGTTCAACATGCACTTCCAGGTGTTTGAACGACACTAA
- the glsA gene encoding glutaminase A, producing the protein MISDNDPRSSPVLDYLKQLHHTHAEFTGGEVATYIPELAKADPNWFAICLVTPDGQVYEVGDSKQQFTIQSISKPFVYGMALEDNTRSEVLAKIGMEPTGDAFNAISLESDTGRPRNPMINAGAIAAAGLVAGKSMSTRLQRILDTFSLYAGRELTVDEGVYSSESTTGHRNRAIGHMLRNFDIVDGDPTPIVDLYFKQCSISVNCRDLGIMAATLANHGVNPVTGKRAIRGEYVESVLSVMGSCGMYDYAGEWLYRVGMPAKSGVAGGIMAVLPGQLGIGIFSPPLDERGNSVRGIKVCDDFSRHFNLHLFNSPHANKAVIRLQYDGSQINSNRVRGDDEVFELRKSGRSIRVYQLQGNLVFSTAEVLVREIMSDLEDKKFVILDLKRTLEVNESACRLFHQLLLKLSAIGITLIFTHTSRAPMLRRYMKLKLGDRAAELYHAFDDNDPALEWCENKLLSELLPGYQSEYQLAPEQYELFQGLTPDEFTIIKGRLLLKTYRKGSVLVNTGDKALELFIVSKGSVSVVVTLASGSQKRLATFSSGMAFGEMALIDNATRSAIVVAETEVECHVLTVETFDALDDDHPHIKIVLLRNLAHSLSTKLRKVNREVSIFDY; encoded by the coding sequence ATGATTTCAGACAACGACCCCCGCTCCTCGCCCGTCCTCGATTATCTCAAGCAATTGCACCATACCCATGCGGAGTTCACCGGTGGTGAAGTGGCGACTTATATTCCTGAACTGGCCAAGGCGGACCCCAACTGGTTTGCCATCTGCCTCGTCACTCCCGATGGCCAGGTTTACGAAGTTGGCGACAGCAAGCAGCAGTTCACCATCCAGTCGATTTCCAAACCGTTTGTCTACGGCATGGCGCTGGAGGACAACACGCGCTCTGAAGTGTTGGCGAAGATCGGCATGGAACCGACGGGCGATGCCTTCAATGCCATCAGCCTTGAAAGCGACACCGGACGACCCCGCAATCCCATGATCAACGCCGGCGCGATTGCTGCCGCCGGACTGGTGGCCGGGAAGTCGATGAGCACGCGGTTGCAGCGCATTCTCGACACTTTCTCCCTTTATGCGGGTCGGGAACTGACGGTCGACGAAGGGGTCTACTCGTCCGAAAGCACCACCGGCCACCGCAATCGCGCGATCGGACACATGTTGCGCAATTTCGACATCGTCGACGGCGACCCGACACCGATCGTGGATCTTTATTTCAAACAATGCTCGATCTCCGTCAATTGTCGCGACCTCGGCATCATGGCGGCGACACTGGCCAATCACGGCGTCAATCCCGTCACGGGCAAACGCGCGATTCGCGGTGAATATGTGGAAAGTGTGCTTAGCGTGATGGGCTCGTGCGGCATGTATGACTACGCGGGCGAGTGGCTTTATCGCGTCGGCATGCCGGCAAAGAGTGGCGTTGCAGGCGGCATCATGGCGGTGCTTCCCGGGCAGTTGGGCATCGGCATTTTTTCGCCGCCCCTGGACGAACGTGGCAACAGCGTGCGCGGCATCAAGGTTTGCGACGACTTTTCCCGGCACTTTAATCTGCATCTTTTTAATTCGCCCCACGCCAACAAGGCCGTCATCCGACTGCAATACGACGGCTCTCAGATCAATTCCAACCGTGTGCGAGGCGATGACGAAGTCTTTGAACTGCGCAAGTCGGGGAGGTCGATCCGTGTCTACCAGCTTCAGGGCAATCTGGTCTTTTCCACCGCCGAAGTGTTGGTGCGCGAAATCATGTCGGACCTGGAAGACAAGAAATTCGTCATCCTCGATCTGAAAAGAACGCTGGAGGTCAACGAAAGTGCGTGCCGTCTGTTTCATCAACTGCTGTTGAAACTTTCTGCGATCGGCATCACTTTGATTTTTACCCACACCTCGCGCGCCCCGATGCTGAGGCGCTACATGAAGCTCAAACTGGGAGATCGGGCGGCGGAACTTTATCATGCTTTCGATGACAACGATCCGGCTCTCGAATGGTGTGAAAACAAGCTCCTTAGCGAACTGCTTCCAGGATACCAAAGCGAATACCAGCTGGCACCCGAGCAATACGAACTCTTCCAGGGCCTGACTCCAGATGAGTTCACCATCATCAAGGGACGCCTGTTGCTCAAAACCTATCGCAAAGGCAGCGTGCTGGTGAATACGGGAGACAAAGCGCTCGAACTTTTCATTGTATCGAAAGGCAGCGTCAGCGTCGTGGTGACCCTCGCCAGCGGGTCACAAAAACGCCTCGCCACTTTTTCCTCCGGCATGGCGTTTGGAGAGATGGCGCTCATCGACAACGCCACGCGCTCTGCCATCGTTGTTGCTGAAACCGAGGTCGAATGCCATGTGCTTACCGTCGAGACTTTTGACGCCCTCGACGATGATCATCCCCACATCAAGATCGTGCTGCTTCGCAACCTCGCCCACTCTCTTTCGACGAAACTCCGCAAGGTCAATCGCGAGGTGAGCATCTTCGATTATTAG
- a CDS encoding lipocalin-like domain-containing protein: MTALRAQELATSEGFAIPQPGREFVFPRDHGSHPEFKIEWWYVTGHLYAKTDGRRFGFQATWFRQAVKHEGPESKLFQQGQMYLAHMALLDVKSGKFLHEERLNRGGWNAGASVETLDVFNGNWFLRMEDAGEQRMGLRGTLGEEAGMELTMLPKKPLVFFGKDGVSRKAAAVSAASHYLTFTRLGVEGVVEIGDEKVEVTGEAWMDHEISSSQLSPEQSGWDWAAIQLKDGREIMVYRLRLKSGGVDEHSTLAWIDQNGGVEHRKPDAYEWREVGHWVSQVTGAKYPIEVEVSTIDPLSGQRVSYRLEPLMEAQEQTGKLGGTAYWEGACRVFDAEGNEVGSAFLELAGYTGDLAKRFE, translated from the coding sequence ATGACTGCGTTGAGAGCGCAGGAGTTAGCGACGTCGGAGGGATTTGCGATCCCACAGCCGGGTCGGGAGTTTGTGTTTCCGAGGGATCATGGGAGTCATCCAGAGTTCAAGATTGAATGGTGGTATGTGACGGGGCATTTGTATGCGAAGACGGATGGTCGGAGGTTTGGGTTTCAGGCGACCTGGTTCCGGCAGGCGGTGAAACATGAGGGGCCGGAGAGCAAGTTGTTTCAGCAGGGGCAGATGTATCTGGCGCACATGGCGTTGTTGGATGTGAAGAGCGGGAAGTTCTTGCATGAGGAGCGGCTGAATCGCGGGGGGTGGAATGCGGGGGCGTCGGTGGAGACGTTGGACGTGTTTAATGGCAACTGGTTTTTGCGTATGGAGGATGCCGGGGAGCAGCGGATGGGGTTGAGGGGGACGTTGGGGGAGGAGGCGGGGATGGAGTTGACGATGTTGCCGAAGAAGCCGTTGGTGTTTTTTGGGAAGGATGGGGTGTCGCGCAAGGCAGCGGCGGTGTCGGCGGCGAGTCATTATTTGACATTCACCCGGTTGGGGGTGGAGGGCGTGGTGGAGATTGGCGATGAGAAGGTGGAGGTGACGGGTGAGGCGTGGATGGATCACGAGATCAGCAGCAGTCAGTTGTCGCCTGAGCAATCGGGATGGGACTGGGCCGCGATTCAGTTGAAGGATGGCCGCGAGATCATGGTGTATCGATTGCGTTTAAAAAGCGGGGGCGTGGATGAGCATTCGACGCTGGCGTGGATTGATCAGAATGGTGGGGTGGAGCATCGCAAGCCAGATGCGTATGAGTGGCGCGAGGTGGGGCATTGGGTGAGCCAGGTGACGGGGGCGAAGTATCCGATTGAAGTGGAGGTGTCGACAATTGATCCGCTGAGTGGGCAGCGGGTGAGTTACCGGCTGGAGCCCTTGATGGAGGCGCAGGAGCAAACCGGCAAGTTGGGCGGCACCGCGTATTGGGAAGGAGCATGCCGGGTTTTTGATGCGGAGGGCAATGAGGTGGGCTCGGCATTTTTGGAGCTAGCAGGGTATACAGGCGATTTGGCAAAGAGGTTTGAGTAG